The following proteins are encoded in a genomic region of Oncorhynchus keta strain PuntledgeMale-10-30-2019 chromosome 35, Oket_V2, whole genome shotgun sequence:
- the LOC118368719 gene encoding B-cell scaffold protein with ankyrin repeats-like isoform X1: MSSAEDLLIIYEVEAEQWAVYLRSIFAGPIWEGGICCYDIATVTSRREDFLRLGQYKVKLLILSRGMLEGLCQLRRFFLARVLRPAAHVVVLLCGVDSLAPLLEVVPLKGDECLQVSSEQDAHEYLSAVTDIVQRGHQAAAGNVSAVPGKLTGPDLKLELNLKLESRQSTGPSSTKPNNMLLVPSRVLCGTPGEVFILLKDSVASKDAEVEFSRSKQRVRVKPVHWNKHTLCVNAADLQAGSVGVTLYCSGVAMGKAHLQYYSSMEEMARLLTRVADPVDFMCQSLQVSSVEKLDQRLSSMLLEAMPSTGFQGLQGYDPPEGETLPEDVPSLLHFAAQNGFKDVAGVLLQCPGSKRALCTTNRQGQTPAEIAQHNGHDELHVVLQQTLNMFTVGKDSDDSSIYEMMCTAGNPRAPDTQREEQGEGGEVGEDEEDLYAPLGVNDEEYDTIFTSSSAVVIANRPPAPTPRPETTSVKEDSTPFIAQVFQKKMSQSDTETLYSLPTKQARGRDSISSTYDTFVPNQLPGLEQLIELQEKVKRGSLSMDEALERFSDWQRVQKGMDAIQQEKLRQLRASIINNREDDESVYDKINIIHHTPNVTVNECRRGSQPVETDFYSKPLKGQHVPSNKKQDI; the protein is encoded by the exons ATGAGCTCAG CCGAGGACCTGCTCATCATCTATGAGGTGGAGGCAGAGCAGTGGGCTGTATACCTGCGCTCTATCTTCGCCGGGCCCatctgggagggagggatctgttGCTACGACATAGCCACAGTGACCAGCCGGCGGGAGGACTTTCTGCGACTGGGCCAGTACAAGGTCAAGCTGTTAATCCTGTCCAGGGGAATGCTAGAGGGCCTGTGCCAGCTCCGCCGCTTCTTCCTGGCCCGGGTGCTGAGGCCTGCGGCCCACGTGGTAGTGCTTCTGTGTGGGGTAGACAGCCTGGCGCCTCTCCTGGAGGTGGTGCCCCTCAAGGGGGACGAGTGTCTGCAGGTATCCAGCGAGCAAGACGCCCATGAGTACCTGTCGGCGGTGACCGATATTGTGCAGAGAG GGCACCAGGCTGCAGCAGGGAATGTCAGCGCTGTTCCTGGGAAGTTGACGGGACCGGATCTAAAGCTGGAGTTAAACCTAAAGTTGGAGAGCAGGCAGTCTACCGGACCCTCCAGTACCAAACCCAACAACATGCTGCTGGTACCGTCCAGAGTTCTCTGTGGG ACACCAGGCGAGGTGTTCATTCTTTTAAAAGATTCTGTGGCCAGTAAAGATGCTGAGGTTGAGTTCAGTAGGAGTAAACAGAGGGTGAGAGTGAAACCTGTCCACTGGAACAAACACACCCTCTGTGTGAACGCAGCAG ACTTACAAGCAGGAAGTGTGGGCGTAACATTGTACTGCAGTGGGGTGGCGATGGGAAAGGCCCATCTGCAGTACTACAGCAGCATGGAGGAGATGGCTCGCCTTCTGACCAGGGTGGCAGACCCTGTGGACTTCATGtgccag TCTCTTCAGGTGTCCTCGGTAGAGAAGCTGGACCAAAGGCTGTCCTCCATGCTGTTGGAAGCCATGCCCtccacaggcttccagggactgCAGGGATATGACCCACCCGAAGGCG AGACGCTCCCAGAGGACGTGCCGTCACTTCTCCACTTTGCAGCCCAGAACGGGTTTAAAGACGTCGCCGGTGTGTTGCTACAATGTCCTGGGTCGAAAAGAGCTCTGTGCACAACTAACCGCCAAGGTCAGACACCCGCTGAGATCGCCCAACATAATGGCCACGATGAGCTCCATGTAGTGCTGCAGCAGACCCTG AATATGTTCACCGTGGGCAAGGACAGTGATGACAGCAGTATCTATGAGATGATGTGCACGGCAG GGAATCCCAGGGCTCCAGAcactcagagagaggagcagggagaggggggtgaggtgggggaggatgaggaggacctgTACGCCCCGCTAGGTGTAAATGATGAAGAGTATGACACCATCTTCACCTCCAGCAGCGCCGTCGTTATTGCTAACAGACCCCCGGCGCCCACACCCCGGCCCGAAACTACCTCCGTCAAAGAGGACAGCACCCCCTTTATAGCTCAAG TGTTCCAGAAGAAGATGTCACAGAGCGATACTGAAACCCTGTATTCTCTACCCACTAAGCAAG CACGCGGGCGAGACAGCATCTCCTCCACGTACGACACATTTGTGCCCAACCAGCTGCCTGGGCTGGAGCAGCTGATTGAGCTGCAGGAGAAGGTGAAGAGAGGCTCTCTCAGTATGGACGAGGCTCTGGAGAGGTTCAGTGACTGGCAGAGGGTCCAGAAGGGAATGGACGCCATTCAACAG GAGAAACTACGCCAGCTGAGGGCGAGTATCATCAACAACCGAGAGGACGATGAAAGTGTCTATG ataAAATCAACATCATCCATCACACACCCA ATGTGACTGTGAATGAATGTCGCAGAGGAAGCCAGCCGGTGGAGACGGACTTTTACAGCAAACCACTTAAAGGACAACAT GTGCCATCAAACAAGAAACAAGACATTTAA
- the LOC118368719 gene encoding B-cell scaffold protein with ankyrin repeats-like isoform X2 — translation MSSAEDLLIIYEVEAEQWAVYLRSIFAGPIWEGGICCYDIATVTSRREDFLRLGQYKVKLLILSRGMLEGLCQLRRFFLARVLRPAAHVVVLLCGVDSLAPLLEVVPLKGDECLQVSSEQDAHEYLSAVTDIVQRGHQAAAGNVSAVPGKLTGPDLKLELNLKLESRQSTGPSSTKPNNMLLVPSRVLCGTPGEVFILLKDSVASKDAEVEFSRSKQRVRVKPVHWNKHTLCVNAADLQAGSVGVTLYCSGVAMGKAHLQYYSSMEEMARLLTRVADPVDFMCQSLQVSSVEKLDQRLSSMLLEAMPSTGFQGLQGYDPPEGETLPEDVPSLLHFAAQNGFKDVAGVLLQCPGSKRALCTTNRQGQTPAEIAQHNGHDELHVVLQQTLNMFTVGKDSDDSSIYEMMCTAVFQKKMSQSDTETLYSLPTKQARGRDSISSTYDTFVPNQLPGLEQLIELQEKVKRGSLSMDEALERFSDWQRVQKGMDAIQQEKLRQLRASIINNREDDESVYDKINIIHHTPNVTVNECRRGSQPVETDFYSKPLKGQHVPSNKKQDI, via the exons ATGAGCTCAG CCGAGGACCTGCTCATCATCTATGAGGTGGAGGCAGAGCAGTGGGCTGTATACCTGCGCTCTATCTTCGCCGGGCCCatctgggagggagggatctgttGCTACGACATAGCCACAGTGACCAGCCGGCGGGAGGACTTTCTGCGACTGGGCCAGTACAAGGTCAAGCTGTTAATCCTGTCCAGGGGAATGCTAGAGGGCCTGTGCCAGCTCCGCCGCTTCTTCCTGGCCCGGGTGCTGAGGCCTGCGGCCCACGTGGTAGTGCTTCTGTGTGGGGTAGACAGCCTGGCGCCTCTCCTGGAGGTGGTGCCCCTCAAGGGGGACGAGTGTCTGCAGGTATCCAGCGAGCAAGACGCCCATGAGTACCTGTCGGCGGTGACCGATATTGTGCAGAGAG GGCACCAGGCTGCAGCAGGGAATGTCAGCGCTGTTCCTGGGAAGTTGACGGGACCGGATCTAAAGCTGGAGTTAAACCTAAAGTTGGAGAGCAGGCAGTCTACCGGACCCTCCAGTACCAAACCCAACAACATGCTGCTGGTACCGTCCAGAGTTCTCTGTGGG ACACCAGGCGAGGTGTTCATTCTTTTAAAAGATTCTGTGGCCAGTAAAGATGCTGAGGTTGAGTTCAGTAGGAGTAAACAGAGGGTGAGAGTGAAACCTGTCCACTGGAACAAACACACCCTCTGTGTGAACGCAGCAG ACTTACAAGCAGGAAGTGTGGGCGTAACATTGTACTGCAGTGGGGTGGCGATGGGAAAGGCCCATCTGCAGTACTACAGCAGCATGGAGGAGATGGCTCGCCTTCTGACCAGGGTGGCAGACCCTGTGGACTTCATGtgccag TCTCTTCAGGTGTCCTCGGTAGAGAAGCTGGACCAAAGGCTGTCCTCCATGCTGTTGGAAGCCATGCCCtccacaggcttccagggactgCAGGGATATGACCCACCCGAAGGCG AGACGCTCCCAGAGGACGTGCCGTCACTTCTCCACTTTGCAGCCCAGAACGGGTTTAAAGACGTCGCCGGTGTGTTGCTACAATGTCCTGGGTCGAAAAGAGCTCTGTGCACAACTAACCGCCAAGGTCAGACACCCGCTGAGATCGCCCAACATAATGGCCACGATGAGCTCCATGTAGTGCTGCAGCAGACCCTG AATATGTTCACCGTGGGCAAGGACAGTGATGACAGCAGTATCTATGAGATGATGTGCACGGCAG TGTTCCAGAAGAAGATGTCACAGAGCGATACTGAAACCCTGTATTCTCTACCCACTAAGCAAG CACGCGGGCGAGACAGCATCTCCTCCACGTACGACACATTTGTGCCCAACCAGCTGCCTGGGCTGGAGCAGCTGATTGAGCTGCAGGAGAAGGTGAAGAGAGGCTCTCTCAGTATGGACGAGGCTCTGGAGAGGTTCAGTGACTGGCAGAGGGTCCAGAAGGGAATGGACGCCATTCAACAG GAGAAACTACGCCAGCTGAGGGCGAGTATCATCAACAACCGAGAGGACGATGAAAGTGTCTATG ataAAATCAACATCATCCATCACACACCCA ATGTGACTGTGAATGAATGTCGCAGAGGAAGCCAGCCGGTGGAGACGGACTTTTACAGCAAACCACTTAAAGGACAACAT GTGCCATCAAACAAGAAACAAGACATTTAA